A genomic segment from Candidatus Brocadia sinica JPN1 encodes:
- a CDS encoding class II SORL domain-containing protein — protein MAETSLFCQVNTLATGPADTAKKHVPVITIQGNAKVGQPFTVNIKVGEAPHGMENGHFIQFVDLYCGHIYISRVDFTAELNRPEVSLSVVLQHEGKRTLRAFSRCNLHGIWEGTKEVDVTK, from the coding sequence ATGGCAGAAACAAGTTTGTTTTGCCAGGTCAATACCCTGGCCACAGGTCCGGCAGATACTGCAAAGAAACATGTGCCTGTAATTACCATACAAGGCAACGCAAAGGTGGGGCAGCCCTTTACGGTAAACATAAAGGTGGGAGAAGCCCCTCATGGAATGGAAAATGGCCATTTCATTCAATTTGTAGATCTGTATTGTGGCCACATATATATTTCACGGGTCGATTTTACCGCTGAGCTTAATAGACCGGAAGTGTCGCTAAGTGTTGTTTTGCAGCATGAGGGGAAAAGAACACTTCGGGCATTTAGTCGGTGCAATCTTCATGGCATCTGGGAAGGAACAAAGGAAGTGGATGTGACGAAATAA
- a CDS encoding c-type cytochrome, which produces MRKTGIFAGISLAVIGGTVTFFSGMPASKAADIDAKKLFMTHCKTCHGEDGHPTDLGLGLGAREFANAEWQAKTTDEQIIKQINNGTPEKMMPFKEKLTQDEIKALVSVIRSFGKK; this is translated from the coding sequence ATGCGTAAGACAGGAATTTTTGCGGGAATATCATTGGCAGTTATTGGAGGGACAGTTACCTTTTTTTCGGGAATGCCGGCTTCTAAAGCCGCCGATATCGATGCTAAAAAACTATTCATGACCCACTGCAAAACCTGTCATGGCGAGGATGGCCATCCTACGGACCTCGGACTGGGATTAGGGGCGCGTGAGTTTGCTAATGCGGAATGGCAGGCAAAGACAACCGATGAACAGATCATCAAGCAAATTAACAATGGCACTCCGGAAAAGATGATGCCGTTTAAAGAAAAACTTACTCAGGATGAGATTAAGGCATTGGTATCTGTTATCAGGAGTTTTGGGAAGAAATAA
- a CDS encoding c-type cytochrome — protein sequence MGDWKRAVCYTIFSFVFFCLYSGFSTVWGQEEEEINPKKLFEYHCATCHGENGKGTKRGRELKAPDLADSDWQAQKKDEEILNSIINGKNKMPRWSDKLKPEEIQALAGYVRKLVPKKRT from the coding sequence ATGGGCGATTGGAAAAGGGCTGTGTGTTATACAATATTCTCTTTTGTTTTCTTCTGTTTGTATTCCGGTTTCTCAACGGTTTGGGGACAGGAGGAGGAAGAAATTAACCCAAAAAAATTATTTGAATACCACTGCGCTACCTGTCACGGTGAGAATGGTAAAGGTACCAAGAGGGGACGGGAATTGAAAGCCCCCGATCTGGCAGATTCAGATTGGCAGGCACAAAAAAAGGATGAGGAGATATTAAATTCCATTATCAATGGCAAGAACAAGATGCCTCGTTGGAGCGACAAGCTAAAACCAGAAGAGATACAAGCACTGGCCGGGTACGTACGAAAATTAGTCCCTAAAAAAAGAACATAA